The following is a genomic window from Danaus plexippus chromosome 28, MEX_DaPlex, whole genome shotgun sequence.
aagattttttatttattatttatatgatattttttatctataatctAACGCCACTAACCAAAAAGAGGAAGATCTATTATCTATGGcctatttttcataaaatttttgaataacgTGTTTAGACAAGTTATTGATACGTTGACTAGAGCCGAGCCCTAAAAATTTCGAAGATAACGCTCAGCCTGATATCGATAAACATCGGTGGAtagattagttttatttttttagaattaacAGGATATAGTCTGTATAGTGATAAAGTTCTATTTCCGGTCgccattattttgttaaaatacatCAAGAATACcaaaaaacattgtataaataatgattatcacatttctattatataaaattaaatattacttatgatgaaaacctatttattaattaacatgaaGATTTACgtaaggaattaaaaaaaaaataagctctatgtttaaaaaaaaaaaacagaaagggtaaaataaaaacaaaatataaattagtgtACTATATATTACAGCAACTGATGACAAATAAGCggacaacaaaaaaaagtatctaAAAATCGCTAATAATTGGAAAACCatctagaatatttttttggtcccaaaataaaaaaaaaaacaattttccgtcaaataaaaaattaattctcaaTGGTTTTCGAAcgattaattcaattttaatgaacGCCTTTCCTTGCACTACTAATAGTTATTCACTAAGTTGTATAGAACCtgaaatatggaaatttaataagaaaaaaaataaaataatatgctaaAATTCTCAACAATGAATTCGACAGACAGAAGCATgaacaaaaatgaaatattcatatatatatatatatatatatatgatatataactCCGTGGCACTATCTAGGTGAACCTAtatctatgtacatatatataataattgtatagattaaaaaagtttctttaaTACTATAgtagttcaaattaaattcgaACCtctcattaattatattaaaaaccattctttatattacaataaagaaaaatcacgcgcgaaatataaaaagcttttcgtgatgaaaaaaaaaatagcaagacatacaaaataaaaaaaaatatttcacataaaaccttttatatgGAAAATCATAGCTTATTATGTAGATTTTAATGTGTCTGATTTAGCTActcattaagtaaaaaaaaatagttttttttttcaactagcAATACACAATACAAACAGAGTTGATCGCTGTAACACCACGAGGGTAGAAGAGTATcggttaaaaatgtatttagtaCAGGGTgtgtatatacaatatattctgcaggaaatatatatgtatatataattcaataacttttttaaaccaTATTTTAAATCCCCTGTACATTATACCTGACTACCAAAACAGGTCATTGACCCGCTGCATTACCTGAACAACGGTCTGCTCTCCGAGCGGTACATCTTCACCTCTCAAGGCAGCTCTGCCAACTATAGAACCTGGATCTGAGTCAAGAATCACCCTGTataaacattcatattaaattaggaTAACCTTAAAGACACAAGCAGGATTCAATCGGCTTGCCttggtatattaaatttcaattactttaaCAATTGAGATAGCCGTAccatttttcatacaatatctcctattgttataaaattttcatacaagtatgtcttaaaatataatatctaaaattagatttaaaaaatctttcagacctttaaattattattcttacaatgattaatttcatttattgtgAACGGACTAATgtaattctgttttatatatttcctgccaacgaaacaagataaattatgtaaataaaggaaaatacATCAGATGTACTAATACATGGCTTTGTATACaagtttattaatacattacatCTTAATATTACTactgttattttaagtattataaggATTTCGTTTACATTTTCTATCTTGTCTCGttggattataaaataagagacTCACCCGCCATCACAGATCTCATCGAAAGCGAGCATCACGGAATCCAGATTGTCCATAAGAACTCTTTTCTCAACATTCCGACGGAGAAGTATACTGACTGACTCATAAAGGGAGTTTAGAACTGATTGGAGcaataactgaaaaaaaaacatatttttatattatactatacaaCTATGTAATTACATCTAAATGGGTgcggtaatatttatatggtcatttaaaaaattacacaaaatatttcagagaTAAAATGATCTCTGTACAATATATTAggtgtgaaatatttaaaattatttggatCGCTAGGTAATAtctagtaatatataattcagtaATATCTAGTAATATATTACCTATACATACCTCATTCTCATGTGAACTGCCCATGGCATAGAAGAATAGGTCCACATTACTCTTGTATACACAAGTTAAGCCGTCCAACATAATGATTTCAGCATTGGCCCTGGAatcattatcatttttttaaaatatatatatgtatatatatattaatattcaatattcaatattcaatatatatattgaatattaacttCACCCGTATACTGAGTAACATAGTTTAATAGTtcgaattaaaaacaaaatgtcagGTAAGTACAATCTTATGTGAGCTTCATTACCACATTTTACCTGCATTACCCTCTTTCTATgctagttatatatttacttcattgtataaatacgtttttatttgtgctCTTACTAAGAAAATCAAGAAAAGCTCtttctcaatatttatattttttcttattattaatgtcattctcattatatatgtatgttaatatGTTTAGTACCTATGGGTTTTGTTGAACAAGTTCTTTTCGAATGCCTTCTGCTCTTTGGGTGTCGGTAGAATGTCTTTATCATAGTACTTGGCAAGGATTCTGTTGCCCTCATTGTCAAGTATGCACATACCTTTGACAATGTATAGCGTCGGCTCCtggaattgtttgtttttatagattaGTAAACATTTGTGGTGGgtggttgttttaaatatggccttcaaccgtgcaaagacgtgcacagtatattctgccagtgttgTGTTGAATGGTATAGACACGATCTGGGATTAACTTaatagtatacatttttatttcgtaaattCTTGTGTCATCAAGTTATTTCACAATAACTATGTGTTTCTATATTTGTTTGATTGTAATGTCAATTTAATCAATtggtcaaaaaaattaatgttatcaatacatcattttttgttcataaagtCTCTTTTGACAATAtacaatatctatataaaactgttaaaactctatcaataaatattacctatataaatattcggtaatataagtataaaaataaaattatgaatataaataagacttCAAATAAGATTTTGTCGGCGTACATCAGTTCaacataaataagaatatatccTACAGAAGTATTGACATCTATTGTTTTACTTACAAACAGAGATCCTTCTAAATTAGTGTGAACCATTTTGTTTATGTCGTTCactatatagatattttaaaatcaatatatttaatttacaacgcTTAGTAGAAATATGTTTGATGAAGTTTAAAATCGACAATTGTGACGTGACAATCTGCAATACATCGATGACATATAAATAGTCGCAGACTATAAAAATGCGAGCGAATATTTGTacctaaagataaaataaaagttaaaccaGGTGTTTCTAGTTCACCCATTGGATAttagacataaaataattaattatattattaaaatttaagtattgatGTTTTCCGTAGCATCTACCAACCGTCTTCATCAATCAAATTTAGTTTCTTGTTACagtttttctctttttttgaGGGTAGCCGCATATTTACAAGTTCAGTGTAGTATTGTTATGCATGTCTACGTAAAAGACGAGTTGTGTGTACAATCCATAGTGTTTTTGCGttgaacatataaaaaaaatcaggaAATTGATTACACGCTGTGTAAAATACATGCTAAAGTGCAAGTGCGTAAATTAGATAAACTTTGGTTGCCAGAAACTGTTTGTAGTTAGTTTACGTGTGTAGTGAGTTTGCTTAAgcgataaaattgaaaaaggagttctttaaaattttaaaactcgaTGATGTAGCGAGAagcttctttttcttttttacgtTGGATAAAATTCATTGCGACCAACACCCAAACACCTAAGTTTGGTGAGGGTGGTGGTCCTGTGGGGCATCCGGAGAGCTTACTTATTAAATCCACATGCCAGCTGATTTACGCACTGTAACAAACAACGGTTACTCGTCATAGTGGAATATTACGAGATCGCTTTCACATGCACAGCGATGCCCCGGCGGAATTAGCCCCCTATGAAGAAAGGAAAACGGGGATGAATTTACACCGTAAGATTCCTTCAACCAGACCTACAGTTGGCAGAGAAAGGTCAGGCGTACTCTCGTCTCTCGCCTTCTTCTTCCTAGCCTCCCTGACCCTTCCCCTGGGCTTCTGTACAGCAAACATTTGCTCACAAAAAAAGGCCATTGTCACCCAGCACCTCTCTCTGCTGAAGAATctcaaattgaaattaatgacTACcagtatgaaaataaatccaATGAAGGAGAGATCGTctcttgaattattatttgagtaaaattttcatgtttttttttataacaaaacactcaaaatatattacaaaaacttgaaaaaaacTTCTTTCATTTTCAGAATCAGGAGGCCAAATGTCCATAGAAAAGCTACTAAGttatccgaaaaaaaaaataaaggtatgttctacatttatatacataatgataTTAGGTAGTGAGTTTatgatcaattaaataaaattagataaataaCACTGGCAACATTATATATCGATTACTATTAACTTTAAGCGATAATAAAGGAAGTTAATTGAATTCTTAgatcatcttaaaattataaataatataataatctcgTTAAACACaacattaaacaatttttaaccaTTAATTAGTTAGATATATCTCATTGGTACAAAACATAATCTGTAGtctaatataagaaataataatttgcgaATTCAATACATTTCTTAAGTATTACAAAATGTCGAGACATTCTCAAAAAAATGTGATACATCAAGCCTGTCATCCGATACATTATTCTGACATAATCGATTTTGTCCTTATCTTAATAACATGATATTGCAAGCGATTTTTTGATAAGCATGACGTTACTTTAAATGAGGCATATTTACTTCATGTTTACTTGAGAAAAGGATTTTTAgagtaaagtatatttaaccATGACATGAATAACAAAACTATGTAAAGATATAtgactacatatatatatctatcaaGTTTACTTTTAGAAAGAAACGAAAGTCTAGACAGTTCACTATAGACATCATAGATGGCTCTGTCACTAATACTGTTGGTTAACGCTTGCTTAGTGCTACCGATACCAttataaagagttttataattactaaattaataatt
Proteins encoded in this region:
- the LOC116776241 gene encoding coatomer subunit zeta-1 isoform X2; its protein translation is MVHTNLEGSLFEPTLYIVKGMCILDNEGNRILAKYYDKDILPTPKEQKAFEKNLFNKTHRANAEIIMLDGLTCVYKSNVDLFFYAMGSSHENELLLQSVLNSLYESVSILLRRNVEKRVLMDNLDSVMLAFDEICDGGVILDSDPGSIVGRAALRGEDVPLGEQTVVQVLYNLVNNY
- the LOC116776241 gene encoding coatomer subunit zeta-1 isoform X1; the protein is MVHTNLEGSLFEPTLYIVKGMCILDNEGNRILAKYYDKDILPTPKEQKAFEKNLFNKTHRANAEIIMLDGLTCVYKSNVDLFFYAMGSSHENELLLQSVLNSLYESVSILLRRNVEKRVLMDNLDSVMLAFDEICDGGVILDSDPGSIVGRAALRGEDVPLGEQTVVQVLQSAREQLKWSLLK